Genomic window (Desulfuromonadales bacterium):
CTATGCCGCCGTCGATCTGGCCATCCATCAGTTCGTCGAAGTCTCCACCCTGCGCGACGAGGTGGCCAGTCTCAAGGAAACCCTGGAATCGCGCAAGATGGTCGAGAAGGCCAAAGGGGCGCTGATGAAGAAGGGA
Coding sequences:
- a CDS encoding ANTAR domain-containing protein, whose amino-acid sequence is YAAVDLAIHQFVEVSTLRDEVASLKETLESRKMVEKAKGALMKKGLSEPEAYRKMQKIAMDKRKSLKEVAEAILLME